One Elephas maximus indicus isolate mEleMax1 chromosome X, mEleMax1 primary haplotype, whole genome shotgun sequence DNA segment encodes these proteins:
- the PLXNA3 gene encoding plexin-A3 isoform X9 yields MPPVCLLLLLLAMERAWGSRPFRAFTVTDTTLTHLAVHRVTGEVFVGAVNRVFKLAPNLTELRVHITGPVEDNARCYPPPSMRVCTHRLAPVDNVNKLLLIDYAARRLVACGSIWQGICQFLRLDDLFKLGEPHRRKEHYLSGAQEPDSMAAVIVEQGQGPSKLFVGTAVDGKSEYFPTLSSRKLLGNEDSADMFSLVYQDEFVSSQIKIPSDTLSLYPAFDIYYIYGFVSSSFVYFLTLQLDTQQTLLDAAGEKFFTSKIVRMCAGDSEFYSYIEFPIGCSWRGVEYRLVQSAHLAKPGLLLARALGVPADEDVLFTVFSQGQKNRASPPRQTVLCLFTLGNINAHIRRRIQSCYRGEGTLALPWLLNKELPCINTVSPSLPHPSWATSPTRAWRGFFLAVFLFPVLHGMALPCHPDSPPHPPGRTHPHTTGPVHDRPNPLLPALPPPSPSLTPDFPWGSGKAVRPGWGQWAHGGLWAPSQLVCDSRRLSSRILSLSPQPMQINGNFCGLVLNQPLGGLHVIEGLPLLADSTEGMASVAAYTYHQHSVVFIGTRSGSLKKVRVDGSQDAYLYETVPVVDGSPIFRDLLFSPDHQYIYLLSEKQVSQLPVETCEQYSSCAACLGSGDPHCGWCVLRHRCCREGACPGASALHGFAEELSKCVQVHVRPNNVSVTSPGLQLTVAMHNVPDLSAGVSCAFEEVTESEALLLPSGELRCPSPSLQELQALTRGHGATRTIRLQLLSKESGVRFAGADLVFYNCSVLQSCMSCVGSPYPCHWCKYRHVCTCHPHECSFQEGRVHSPEVRQGAGAGTVGWPWALLPLVLVASVSPNPWLGGSQSAWLVGDWHPPQGCPEILPGGDLLIPVGVMQPLTLRAKNLPQPQSGQKNYECVVRVQGRQQRVPAVRFNSSSVQCQNASYSYEGEEHGDTEFDFSVVWDGDFPIDKPPSFRALLYKCWAQRPSCGLCLKADPRFNCGWCISEHKCQLRAHCPAPQTNWMHPSQKSSRCSHPRITQVHPLMGPKEGGTWVTIVGENLGLTSRELGLRVAGVRCNAIPTEYISAERIVCEMEESLVPSPPPGPVELCVGDCSADFQTQSDQLYTFVTPTFHRVSPGRGPAAGGTRLTIVGSSLDAGSRVTVTVRDGECQFVRRDAESIVCISPVSTLGPSQALITLVIDRANISSPGVVYTYTQDPTVTRLEPTWSIINGSTAITVSGTHLLTVQEPRVRAKYRGIETTNVSTSTLACPGRAALHLGSPRLLGCPRLSPQTCQVINDTAMLCKAPGIFLGRPQPQAQGEHPDEFGFLLDHVQTARFLNRSAFTYYPDPSFEPLGPSGVLDVKPGSHVVLKGKNLIPAATGSSRLNYTVLIGGQPCALTVSDTQLLCDSPSQTGRQPVMVLVGGLEFWLGTLHVTAERALTLPAVVGMAVGGGLLLLAIAAVLVAYKRKTQDADRTLKRLQLQMDNLESRVALECKEAFAELQTDINELTNHMDGVQIPFLDYRTYAVRVLFPGIEAHPVLKELDTPPNVEKALRLFGQLLHSRAFVLTFIHTLEAQSSFSMRDRGTVASLTMVALQSRLDYATGLLKQLLADLIEKNLESKNHPKLLLRRTESVAEKMLTNWFTFLLHKFLKECAGEPLFLLYCAIKQQMEKGPIDAITGEARYSLSEDKLIRQQIDYKTLTLHCVCPESEGSAQVPVKVLNCDSITQTKDKLLDTVYKGVPYSQRPKAEDMDLEWRQGRMARIILQDEDVTTKIECDWKRVNSLAHYQRACCARPAALTACARGHP; encoded by the exons ATGCCCCCTGTCTGCCTCCTGCTGTTGCTCCTCGCCATGGAGAGGGCCTGGGGCAGCAGGCCTTTCCGCGCCTTCACGGTGACTGACACCACGCTCACACATCTGGCCGTGCATCGGGTGACTGGAGAGGTGTTTGTGGGCGCAGTGAACCGTGtcttcaagttggcccccaacctGACAGAGCTGCGTGTTCACATCACGGGCCCTGTCGAGGACAATGCCCGCTGCTACCCGCCCCCCAGCATGCGGGTGTGCACCCACCGCCTGGCTCCCGTGGATAATGTCAACAAGCTTCTGCTCATAGACTACGCGGCCCGGCGCCTTGTAGCTTGTGGCAGCATCTGGCAGGGCATCTGCCAGTTCCTACGGCTGGACGACCTGTTCAAGCTGGGCGAACCACACCGCCGCAAGGAGCACTACCTGTCAGGGGCCCAGGAGCCTGACTCCATGGCTGCTGTCATCGTGGAGCAGGGCCAGGGGCCCAGCAAGCTGTTCGTGGGCACCGCTGTCGATGGCAAGTCCGAGTACTTTCCCACCCTGAGTTCCCGCAAGCTCCTGGGCAACGAGGACAGTGCTGACATGTTCAGTCTG GTGTACCAGGACGAGTTTGTCTCCTCCCAGATCAAGATTCCCTCCGACACACTGTCCTTGTACCCTGCCTTCGACATCTACTACATCTATGGCTTTGTGAGCAGCTCCTTTGTGTACTTCCTGACCCTGCAGCTGGACACCCAGCAGACCCTCCTGGATGCCGCTGGCGAGAAGTTCTTCACCTCCAAGATTGTGCGCATGTGCGCTGGGGACTCGGAGTTCTACTCGTACATCGAGTTCCCCATCGGCTGCTCCTGGCGCGGCGTGGAGTACCGCCTGGTGCAGAGCGCCCACCTGGCCAAGCCAGGCCTGCTGCTGGCGCGGGCACTGGGCGTGCCAGCCGACGAGGATGTCCTCTTCACCGTCTTCTCCCAGGGCCAGAAAAACCGGGCCAGTCCGCCCCGGCAGACCGTTCTCTGCCTCTTCACCCTCGGCAATATCAATGCACACATCCGCCGCCGCATCCAGTCCTGCTATCGGGGGGAGGGCACGCTGGCCCTGCCCTGGCTCCTGAACAAGGAGTTGCCCTGCATCAACACCGTGAGCCCCAGCCTGCCCCATCCCAGCTGGGCCACCTCCCCCACTCGGGCCTGGCGAGGCTTTTTTCTTGCAGTCTTTCTTTTCCCAGTGCTCCATGGCATGGCTCTCCCCTGCCACCCTGactcccctccccatcccccagGGAGAACTCATCCCCACACCACAGGTCCAGTCCATGATCGTCCCAACCCCCTCCTGCCTGCTCTCCCTCCTCCATCTCCCTCTTTAACCCCTGATTTCCCATGGGGCTCAGGGAAGGCAGTCAGGCCTGGCTGGGGACAGTGGGCACATGGGGGCTTATGGGCCCCAAGCCAGCTGGTGTGTGATTCCCGTCGCCTGAGCTCACGCATACTCTCTTTGTCCCCCCAGCCCATGCAGATCAATGGAAACTTTTGTGGGCTAGTGTTGAACCAGCCGTTGGGTGGCCTACATGTGATCGAGGGGCTGCCCCTGCTGGCTGACAGCACTGAGGGCATGGCCAGCGTGGCCGCCTACACCTACCACCAGCACTCAGTGGTCTTCATCGGCACGCGCAGTGGTAGTCTGAAGAAG GTGCGGGTTGATGGCTCCCAGGATGCCTATCTGTACGAGACGGTCCCTGTTGTCGATGGCAGCCCCATCTTCCGCGATCTGCTCTTCAGCCCCGACCACCAGTACATCTATCTCCTGAGTGAGAAGCAG GTAAGCCAGCTCCCGGTGGAGACCTGTGAGCAGTACTCAAGCTGTGCAGCTTGCCTGGGCTCCGGGGACCCGCACTGTGGCTGGTGCGTGCTGCGGCACAG ATGCTGCCGTGAAGGCGCCTGCCCGGGTGCCTCTGCCCTGCATGGCTTTGCTGAAGAGTTGAGCAAGTGTGTCCAGGTGCATGTTCGGCCCAACAATGTATCGGTGACGTCGCCGGGGTTGCAG CTGACTGTAGCCATGCACAACGTGCCAGACCTCAGCGCGGGCGTCAGCTGTGCCTTCGAGGAAGTGACCGAGAGTGAGGCTCTCCTGCTGCCCTCTGGCGAGCTGCGCTGCCCCTCGCCCTCCCTCCAAGAGCTCCAGGCGCTCACCAGGGGGCACG GTGCCACCCGCACCATACGGCTGCAGCTGCTCTCCAAGGAGAGTGGCGTGCGCTTTGCTGGGGCCGACCTTGTCTTCTACAACTGCAGCGTCCTCCAGTC GTGCATGTCCTGCGTCGGCAGCCCTTACCCCTGCCACTGGTGTAAGTACCGCCACGTGTGCACCTGCCACCCCCACGAGTGCTCCTTCCAGGAGGGCAGGGTCCACAGCCCTGAGGTGAGGCAGGGTGCGGGGGCGGGCACTGTGGGCTGGCCATGGGCTTTGCTGCCTTTGGTCCTGGTGGCCTCTGTGAGCCCCAATCCCTGGCTGGGTGGCAGCCAAAGTGCCTGGCTTGTGGGTGACTGGCATCCCCCGCAGGGCTGCCCCGAAATCCTGCCCGGCGGGGACCTCCTGATCCCAGTCGGCGTTATGCAACCTCTTACCCTGCGGGCCAAGAACCTGCCGCAGCCGCAGTCGGGCCAGAAGAACTATGAGTGTGTGGTCCGCGTGCAGGGCCGGCAGCAGCGCGTGCCGGCCGTGCGCTTCAACAGCAGCAGCGTGCAGTGTCAGAACGCATCG TACTCCTATGAAGGTGAGGAGCATGGTGACACGGAGTTCGACTTCTCTGTGGTCTGGGATGGGGATTTCCCCATTGACAAGCCTCCTAGCTTCCGAG CCCTCCTGTACAAGTGCTGGGCACAACGCCCCAGCTGTGGCCTCTGCCTCAAGGCTGACCCCCGCTTCAACTGTGGCTGGTGCATCTCGGAGCACAAGTGCCAGCTGCGTGCCCACTGCCCAGCCCCCCAAACCAACTGGATGCACCCAAGCCAGAAGAGCTCTCGCTGCAGCCACCCACGCATCACACAG GTCCACCCGCTCATGGGTCCCAAGGAGGGCGGCACCTGGGTCACCATAGTGGGTGAGAACCTGGGTCTCACCTCGAGGGAGCTGGGCCTTCGCGTGGCTGGTGTGCGCTGCAATGCCATCCCTACTGAGTATATCAGCGCTGAGAG GATCGTGTGTGAGATGGAGGAGTCACTAGTACCCAGCCCACCACCAGGGCCTGTGGAGCTGTGTGTTGGCGACTGCTCGGCTGACTTCCAGACGCAATCTGACCAGCTCTACACCTTCGTG ACGCCGACCTTCCACCGTGTGAGCCCGGGCCGGGGCCCGGCGGCGGGAGGCACACGGCTCACCATCGTGGGCAGCTCTCTGGATGCTGGCAGCAGGGTCACGGTGACCGTGAGAGATGGCGAATGCCAGTTCGTGAG GAGAGACGCCGAGTCTATCGTCTGCATCTCGCCAGTCTCCACCCTGGGCCCCAGCCAGGCTCTCATCACGCTAGTCATTGACCGGGCCAACATCTCCAGTCCCGGTGTCGTCTACACCTACACCCAGGACCCCACTGTCACACGTCTTGAGCCCACCTGGAGCATTATCAA TGGCAGCACTGCCATCACTGTGAGTGGGACCCACCTACTGACGGTCCAGGAGCCCCGAGTCCGGGCTAAGTACCGTGGTATTGAGACCACGAACGTGAGTACCAGCACTCTTGCCTGCCCTGGCCGCGCTGCCCTCCACCTGGGGTCACCTAGGCTACTGGGCTGCCCACGCTTGTCCCCACAGACATGCCAGGTGATCAATGACACGGCCATGCTGTGTAAGGCCCCTGGGATCTTCCTGGGGCGGCCCCAGCCCCAGGCACAAGGGGAGCACCCTGATGAGTTCGGCTTCCTGCTGGACCACGTGCAGACGGCACGCTTCCTCAACCGCTCTGCCTTCACCTACTACCCCGATCCCAGCTTCGAGCCACTGGGGCCTTCTGGTGTTCTGGATGTCAAACCTGGCTCCCATGTGGTGCTGAAG GGCAAGAACCTGATCCCCGCAGCCACAGGCAGCTCCCGCCTCAACTACACGGTGCTGATTGGGGGCCAGCCATGCGCGCTGACTGTCTCGGACACACAGCTCCTGTGCGACTCGCCCAGCCAGACGGGCCGGCAGCCTGTCATG GTGCTGGTGGGCGGCCTGGAGTTCTGGCTGGGCACGCTGCACGTCACGGCCGAGCGGGCGCTAACCCTACCGGCCGTGGTGGGGATGGCCGTGGGGGGCGGGCTCTTGCTGCTAGCCATCGCCGCTGTGCTGGTGGCCTATAAGCGCAAGACACAGGACGCAGACCGCACACTCAAGCGGCTGCAACTGCAGATGGACAACCTGGAGTCCCGGGTGGCCCTGGAGTGCAAGGAAG CCTTCGCCGAGCTGCAGACGGACATCAACGAGCTGACGAACCACATGGACGGGGTGCAGATCCCCTTCCTGGACTACCGTACCTACGCCGTGCGCGTGCTCTTCCCGGGCATCGAGGCCCACCCAGTGCTCAAGGAGCTGGAC ACACCCCCCAATGTCGAGAAGGCTCTGCGCCTCTTCGGACAGCTGCTGCACAGCCGGGCGTTCGTGCTCACCTTCATCCACACCCTGGAGGCCCAGAGCAGCTTCTCCATGCGCGACCGAGGCACCGTGGCCTCGCTGACCATGGTGGCCCTGCAAAGCCGGCTTGACTATGCCACCGGGCTGCTCAAGCAACTGCTAGCGGACCTCATTGAGAAAAACCTCGAGAGCAAGAACCACCCAAAGCTGCTGCTGCGCAG GACAGAGTCCGTGGCGGAGAAGATGCTCACCAACTGGTTCACGTTCTTGCTGCACAAGTTTCTGAAG GAGTGTGCAGGGGAGCCCCTCTTCCTGCTCTACTGCGCCATCAAGCAGCAGATGGAGAAGGGCCCCATCGATGCCATCACCGGCGAGGCTCGCTACTCGCTGAGCGAAGACAAGCTCATCCGGCAGCAGATCGACTACAAGACACTG ACCCTGCACTGTGTGTGTCCGGAGAGCGAGGGCAGTGCCCAGGTTCCTGTGAAGGTTCTCAACTGTGACAGCATCACCCAGACCAAAGACAAGCTGCTGGATACTGTGTACAAGGGTGTCCCCTATTCCCAGCGCCCCAAAGCCGAGGACATGGACCTGG AATGGCGCCAGGGCCGCATGGCCCGTATCATCCTCCAGGATGAGGACGTCACCACCAAGATCGAATGTGACTGGAAGAGGGTCAACTCACTGGCCCACTACCAG AGAGCTTGCTGCGCACGGCCAGCAGCCCTGACAGCCTGCGCTCGCGGGCACCCATGA